GCATTTCGGATTTGCCCTCGGCCTTGCCGTCGCCAAAGGTGTAGACCCACTTGCCTGCCTTGACGACGCCAGGCGCCGCCTTCGCGGCGACCTTGGGCGCAGCCGGCTTGCTGACCGGCTTGGTCAAAGGCTTGCTCAGAGTCTTGCTCAGAGTCTTGGCTGCGGGCTTGGCGACTGGCTTGGCAGCGGTCTTCACAGCGCTTTTGGGCAGCGCCTTGCGGGCCGCCGGGGCGGCTTTCGCCTTTGCGGAGGGCTTTGATTTCGCTGGCATTTTTTTAGGCTTCGAGGCGGCTTTGGCCATGGCTTGCACACAACCTGCGAGAGGAACGGGAAATCGCGGGCCTTACACCATTTTGAGCGGGCTCGCGCAAGTCGGACTGATGGGGGATGGAGACTTTACAAATGGAGCCACTTCAGCAGCCCAAGCCCAATCGCGCCGTTCAGGATCAAAAAGATCGCGACGATCAGGTTGAGGAGCCGCGGCATAATCAAAATGAGCACGCCCGCGATCAGCGACATGATCGGCGAGATATGGGCGACGGTGAGGTGCATGAAATATCTTTCTCGGGGCTTCGGAAGCGAGGCCTTGGGGGTGATGCGAATCGCGGCCGGATCATACCGGTCCCGGCCCGGCGAGTAGAGACGCACGAGCCCATACTTCAGTTCCCCCATCGCGAAAACTGCCTGAAATTGCCGCGGATGCGGCGCTCAATCTTTCGGAACAACGGGCAGGTGCATGCATTGGCAACCGGGTCGCGCCACTGGCGTGGCGCCGAATCATCTTCGTGAGGAGTTGCCCATGCGGAACAGGATTCTTGCACTCG
This region of Bradyrhizobium sp. CCGUVB1N3 genomic DNA includes:
- a CDS encoding DUF3096 domain-containing protein, whose product is MHLTVAHISPIMSLIAGVLILIMPRLLNLIVAIFLILNGAIGLGLLKWLHL